From Flavobacterium sp. 102, a single genomic window includes:
- the ade gene encoding adenine deaminase, giving the protein MQIQGQIVDIKNKRIYSGEVTITNGKIVSVVEKNHNIKNYILPGFIDAHIHIESSMLVPSEFAKIAVLHGTIGTISDPHEIANVLGKDGVYYMIDNGKKVPLKFHFGAPSCVPATFFETAGAVIDSEQIKELMALPDIYYLSEMMNYPGVLFDDEEVLKKIAWAKHFNKPVDGHAPGLRGEPVKKYISAGITTDHECFTFDEAAEKLSLGMKVIIREGSAAKNFEALIDLLPDNFENMMFCSDDKHPDDLILGHINQLCARAVAKGIDVFKILQVACINPVKHYKMEVGLLQNNDAADFIVVEDLVNFKVKQTYIDGELVGENGQSFVPHVEFDKPNNFNTSAKVLSDFKITSSAKTIRVIEALEGQLITNEVHCTPKIIAGNLVSDVENDILKMAVVNRYENAPPAIAFIKNFGLKKGAIASSVAHDCHNIVVVGTSDEEILSAVNLIIQNTGGICAVNGSDKKSLALPVAGIMSDQNGWEAGRLYQEIDAMAKELGSTLKAPFMTLSFMALLVIPDLKLSDKGLFSGNSFSFVDLEVE; this is encoded by the coding sequence ATGCAAATTCAAGGTCAGATTGTCGATATCAAAAACAAGCGAATTTATTCCGGTGAAGTTACAATTACCAATGGAAAAATTGTTTCCGTTGTGGAGAAAAATCACAATATCAAAAACTATATACTTCCCGGATTTATTGATGCACATATCCATATTGAAAGTTCGATGCTTGTCCCTTCTGAATTTGCTAAAATTGCCGTTTTGCATGGAACTATCGGCACCATTTCTGATCCGCATGAAATTGCGAATGTTTTAGGAAAAGACGGTGTGTATTACATGATTGACAATGGTAAAAAAGTGCCATTGAAGTTTCATTTTGGCGCGCCATCTTGTGTTCCGGCTACTTTTTTTGAAACCGCCGGTGCCGTAATTGATTCGGAACAAATCAAGGAATTAATGGCTTTACCGGATATTTATTATTTATCGGAAATGATGAATTATCCGGGTGTTCTGTTTGACGACGAAGAAGTTTTGAAAAAGATTGCTTGGGCGAAACATTTCAACAAACCTGTGGACGGCCATGCGCCGGGATTGCGTGGCGAACCTGTTAAAAAATACATTTCTGCCGGAATCACAACAGACCATGAATGTTTTACTTTTGACGAAGCCGCCGAAAAACTATCCCTCGGCATGAAAGTTATTATTCGTGAAGGAAGTGCCGCCAAAAACTTTGAAGCACTAATCGATTTGCTTCCCGACAATTTCGAAAACATGATGTTCTGTTCTGATGACAAACATCCGGACGATTTGATTTTAGGACATATCAACCAACTTTGTGCAAGAGCGGTTGCCAAAGGCATCGACGTTTTCAAAATATTACAAGTCGCTTGTATCAATCCGGTGAAACATTATAAGATGGAAGTTGGTTTACTCCAAAATAACGATGCTGCCGATTTTATCGTCGTGGAAGATTTAGTCAACTTCAAAGTAAAACAAACCTACATCGACGGAGAATTGGTTGGCGAAAACGGTCAGTCTTTTGTACCCCATGTCGAATTTGACAAACCCAATAATTTCAATACTTCCGCTAAAGTTTTAAGCGATTTTAAAATTACGAGTTCCGCCAAAACCATTCGCGTCATTGAAGCTTTGGAAGGCCAATTGATTACCAATGAAGTTCATTGTACACCAAAAATTATTGCGGGAAATTTAGTTTCCGATGTTGAAAACGACATCTTGAAAATGGCAGTCGTGAATCGCTATGAAAATGCTCCACCCGCTATTGCTTTTATCAAAAACTTTGGATTGAAAAAAGGAGCGATTGCCAGTTCGGTAGCGCATGATTGTCACAATATAGTGGTAGTTGGAACCTCTGACGAAGAAATTTTGAGTGCTGTAAACTTGATTATCCAAAATACCGGCGGGATTTGTGCCGTAAACGGTTCCGATAAAAAATCGTTGGCTTTACCGGTTGCAGGAATCATGAGTGATCAAAACGGTTGGGAAGCCGGACGTTTGTACCAAGAAATCGACGCGATGGCAAAAGAATTGGGTAGTACTTTAAAAGCGCCGTTTATGACACTTTCGTTTATGGCGCTGTTGGTGATTCCCGATTTGAAATTATCCGACAAAGGATTGTTTAGTGGCAACAGTTTTTCTTTTGTAGATTTGGAAGTAGAATAG
- a CDS encoding cytochrome-c peroxidase — protein MIRVLVIAIVFILCTSCSDDSKYVPITPAAIIALPETPYNYSNLNLPSHFTTNDGGILASSINGIDNTPEDNPITDGGATLGRVLFYDVNLSRNKTVACASCHRQNLAFTDSPVLSLGFNFAPTRRHSITLVNQRYYVRGRFFWDERAATLEEQVLQPIVDHNEMGLTETEIIQRVSERPFYSNLFLGAFGSGNITNERIAKALSQFIRSIVSSQSKYDEGRAQVATRLTPFPNFTDAENLGKELFLKPVAQGGAGCVNCHATEAFVSVNSGPKNNGLDVISTNDFGAFETFPTNSSLKGAFKIPTLKNIALGSPYMHDGRFQTLQQVVEHYNSGVKNHPNLSPFLKGPDGNPQQLNLTEAQKEALVVFLRTLTDPNILNNEKWADPFINQHL, from the coding sequence ATGATAAGAGTTTTGGTTATAGCGATAGTTTTTATCCTCTGTACTTCTTGTTCGGACGACAGTAAATATGTTCCGATCACGCCTGCGGCCATTATTGCTTTACCCGAAACGCCTTATAACTATTCCAATCTAAATTTACCGTCACATTTTACGACCAATGATGGTGGCATTTTGGCCAGTTCTATCAACGGAATCGACAATACTCCGGAAGACAATCCGATTACAGATGGCGGAGCGACTTTGGGAAGAGTGCTTTTTTATGATGTAAATTTGAGTCGAAATAAAACGGTTGCTTGTGCTAGTTGTCACCGTCAGAATTTGGCCTTTACCGATTCTCCCGTGCTTAGTCTTGGGTTTAATTTTGCCCCAACCAGAAGACATTCGATTACGTTAGTCAACCAAAGGTATTATGTGCGTGGCCGTTTTTTTTGGGATGAACGTGCAGCTACTTTGGAAGAACAAGTTTTGCAACCGATTGTAGACCATAACGAAATGGGCTTAACTGAAACTGAAATTATTCAAAGAGTTTCTGAACGCCCTTTTTATAGTAATTTGTTTTTGGGCGCATTTGGTTCAGGAAATATAACTAACGAAAGAATTGCCAAAGCCTTGTCACAATTCATCAGAAGCATCGTCAGTTCCCAAAGTAAATATGATGAAGGAAGAGCGCAAGTAGCTACAAGACTAACACCATTTCCAAATTTTACTGACGCAGAGAATTTAGGCAAAGAACTTTTTTTAAAACCGGTTGCCCAAGGTGGCGCAGGTTGTGTTAATTGTCATGCCACAGAAGCTTTTGTAAGCGTCAACTCGGGACCAAAAAACAATGGATTGGATGTAATTTCGACCAATGATTTTGGGGCTTTTGAAACTTTTCCGACGAATAGCAGTTTAAAAGGTGCTTTTAAAATCCCGACCTTAAAAAACATAGCTTTAGGAAGCCCTTACATGCATGATGGTCGTTTTCAGACTTTGCAACAAGTTGTTGAACATTACAATAGCGGTGTGAAAAATCACCCCAATTTGTCTCCATTTTTAAAAGGACCGGATGGCAATCCGCAACAGCTTAATTTGACTGAGGCACAGAAAGAGGCTCTGGTTGTTTTCCTTAGAACGTTGACCGATCCGAATATTTTGAATAATGAAAAATGGGCTGATCCGTTTATCAATCAGCATCTTTAG
- the rsmI gene encoding 16S rRNA (cytidine(1402)-2'-O)-methyltransferase, whose translation MSKLYIVPTPIGNLEDMTFRAIKVLKEVDLILAEDTRTSGKLLKHFEISTHMHSHHMHNEHKTVESLVKRLQAGESIALISDAGTPAISDPGFLLTRACVENNIEVDCLPGATAFVPALVNSGLPNDRFVFEGFLPEKKGRQTRYLALAEENRTMIFYVSPHKLVKTLAEFVQYFSADRPVSVSRELSKLHEETIRGTASEVLKHFEIKPPKGEIVAVVGGKSSEKEKRKHEE comes from the coding sequence ATGTCCAAACTTTACATTGTTCCAACGCCTATTGGCAATTTAGAAGACATGACTTTCAGGGCGATAAAAGTTTTGAAAGAAGTCGATTTGATTTTGGCCGAAGACACACGCACGAGCGGAAAATTGCTTAAGCATTTCGAAATTTCGACGCACATGCACAGTCACCACATGCATAATGAACATAAAACCGTGGAGAGTTTGGTGAAGCGTTTGCAAGCCGGAGAAAGTATTGCTTTGATTAGCGATGCCGGAACGCCTGCAATTTCAGATCCCGGATTTTTATTGACAAGAGCTTGTGTGGAAAATAATATTGAAGTGGATTGCTTGCCCGGTGCTACTGCTTTTGTACCGGCTTTGGTCAATAGTGGTTTGCCCAATGATCGATTTGTTTTTGAAGGGTTTTTACCTGAAAAGAAAGGCAGACAAACCCGTTATTTGGCGCTAGCCGAAGAAAATAGAACGATGATTTTCTATGTTTCGCCACATAAATTGGTCAAAACTTTAGCTGAGTTTGTGCAATATTTTAGTGCAGACCGACCGGTTTCCGTTTCCAGAGAATTATCAAAATTACATGAAGAAACCATCCGTGGAACAGCATCAGAGGTTTTAAAACACTTTGAAATTAAACCGCCAAAAGGAGAAATCGTGGCTGTGGTTGGTGGGAAAAGTTCAGAAAAAGAAAAGAGAAAGCACGAAGAATGA
- a CDS encoding thymidine kinase, whose translation MFLENTVNHKEQFGWIEVICGSMFSGKTEELIRRLKRAQFAKQKVEIFKPSIDTRYDEEMVVSHNKNEIRSTPIPAAANIRILAQGCDVVGIDEAQFFDDEIVAVCNDLANSGIRVIVAGLDMDFKGNPFGPMPALMATAEYVTKVHAVCTRTGNLAHYSFRKNDNEKLVMLGETEEYEPLSRAAYFNAMRENMVVKDAENLSKEE comes from the coding sequence ATGTTTCTCGAAAATACAGTAAATCATAAAGAACAATTTGGTTGGATTGAAGTCATCTGCGGATCGATGTTTTCGGGCAAAACGGAAGAACTCATTCGCCGATTAAAAAGGGCTCAATTTGCCAAACAAAAAGTCGAAATCTTCAAACCTTCCATCGATACGCGCTACGATGAAGAGATGGTTGTTTCCCATAACAAAAACGAAATTCGCTCAACTCCTATTCCGGCAGCTGCCAATATTCGAATTTTGGCACAAGGCTGTGATGTCGTAGGCATTGACGAAGCGCAGTTTTTTGATGACGAAATTGTTGCGGTTTGCAATGATTTAGCCAATTCCGGAATACGCGTAATTGTAGCGGGATTGGATATGGATTTTAAAGGCAATCCTTTCGGACCAATGCCTGCTTTGATGGCAACCGCAGAATATGTAACCAAAGTACACGCCGTTTGTACCCGAACGGGAAATTTAGCGCATTATAGTTTTAGAAAAAATGACAATGAAAAATTGGTCATGCTTGGCGAAACCGAGGAATACGAACCTCTGAGTCGGGCTGCTTATTTCAATGCCATGCGTGAAAACATGGTGGTAAAAGATGCCGAAAACCTATCTAAAGAAGAATAA
- a CDS encoding bifunctional UDP-N-acetylmuramoyl-tripeptide:D-alanyl-D-alanine ligase/alanine racemase, with protein MPKTYLKKNNSLTLTLRNIIPIIKANWIGQNDVAIIDAISIDSRSLQNGENTLFFAISGPNNDGHSYIEELIEKGVKHFVVTYIPSAVAGKANFLVVENTLEALQKFASYYRSLFEFPIIGITGSNGKTIIKEWLNFLLSPDYNIIRSPKSYNSQVGVPLSILGIKEKHNLGIFEAGISTMNEMEKLQKIIRPTIGILSNIGSAHDEGFPSVAEKIKEKLKLFTSVNVLILNKNKTINAFVNPKIKTFSWCSDDKSADVYITKKNIGDLTELQVTYKEDTFPIIIPFQDQASVENAIHCMMVMLYFGYNHKVIQTRMAQLYPVEMRLKVKNGIYNCTIIDDSYSSDFQSLKIALDFLEHQKQHKKKTIILSDIFQSGLNNEELYSQVSQLIISNKITRVIGIGETISQYKSKFINSVAFNNVAEFADAFDRLNFENETILVKGARDFHFEEIVSMLEEKTHETVLEINLNAISYNLNFFKSKLAPKTKMMVMVKAFGYGNGGFEIAKLLEHHKVDYLGVAFADEGISLKSAGITVPIMVMNPETTSFSAIIQHNLEPEIYSIKGLKAFLKIAEQKKLKNFPVHIKIDTGMHRLGFEEENLSELISILKGNETVQIKSVLSHMATSDDLKHDVFAKSQIALFEKLSAQLLSALNIKPIRHILNTSGISNYPDAQYDMVRLGIGLYGISNDEEEQKYLENVGTLKSVISQIRTIDQGESVGYGRRFIAENETKIATIPIGYADGIRRSWGNGVGYVVINNKQAKIVGSICMDMLMVDVTSIDCKEGNSVIIFGENPSVNHMAKQLNTIPYEILTSISQRVKRVFFRE; from the coding sequence ATGCCGAAAACCTATCTAAAGAAGAATAATTCCTTGACACTAACCCTACGAAATATCATTCCCATCATCAAGGCCAATTGGATCGGCCAAAATGATGTAGCCATTATTGACGCAATTTCTATTGACAGTCGCTCATTGCAAAATGGTGAAAACACTTTGTTTTTTGCGATTTCCGGACCGAATAATGATGGTCATTCTTATATTGAAGAATTGATTGAAAAAGGCGTAAAGCATTTTGTTGTTACTTATATTCCTTCAGCTGTAGCCGGAAAAGCTAATTTTTTGGTAGTTGAAAATACTTTGGAAGCATTGCAGAAATTTGCTTCGTATTACCGAAGTTTATTCGAATTTCCTATCATTGGCATTACCGGAAGTAACGGTAAAACCATCATCAAAGAATGGTTAAACTTTCTTTTGAGTCCGGATTACAATATCATTCGCAGTCCGAAAAGTTACAATTCACAAGTTGGTGTTCCTTTATCCATTTTAGGCATCAAAGAAAAACACAATCTCGGGATTTTTGAAGCCGGCATTTCGACAATGAATGAGATGGAAAAACTCCAAAAAATCATTCGCCCGACGATTGGAATTTTGTCGAATATCGGTTCGGCACACGATGAAGGATTTCCTAGCGTAGCTGAAAAAATAAAAGAGAAATTAAAGTTATTTACTTCGGTCAATGTTTTGATTTTAAACAAAAACAAAACCATCAATGCCTTTGTCAATCCGAAGATTAAAACATTCAGTTGGTGTTCCGATGATAAAAGCGCGGATGTTTATATTACCAAAAAAAATATCGGCGATTTAACCGAATTGCAAGTTACTTACAAAGAAGATACTTTCCCGATTATCATTCCGTTTCAAGACCAAGCTTCGGTAGAAAATGCGATTCACTGCATGATGGTGATGTTGTATTTTGGCTACAATCACAAAGTCATTCAGACTCGAATGGCGCAATTGTATCCTGTGGAAATGCGTCTGAAAGTCAAAAACGGAATTTACAATTGTACGATTATCGATGACAGTTACAGCTCTGATTTTCAGTCGTTAAAGATTGCTTTAGACTTTTTGGAACACCAAAAACAACACAAAAAGAAAACCATAATTCTCTCCGATATTTTCCAAAGCGGATTGAACAATGAAGAACTATATTCTCAAGTTTCGCAATTGATTATTTCAAATAAAATCACTCGTGTGATTGGTATTGGCGAAACCATTTCGCAGTATAAAAGCAAATTTATCAATAGTGTTGCTTTTAACAATGTAGCCGAATTTGCAGATGCATTTGACCGATTGAATTTTGAAAACGAAACCATATTGGTTAAAGGCGCTCGCGATTTTCACTTTGAAGAAATCGTCTCGATGTTGGAAGAGAAAACCCATGAAACTGTTTTAGAAATTAACTTAAACGCGATTAGTTATAACTTAAATTTCTTCAAATCAAAATTGGCTCCCAAAACCAAAATGATGGTCATGGTGAAAGCTTTTGGCTATGGAAATGGCGGTTTCGAGATCGCTAAATTGTTGGAACACCACAAAGTCGATTATCTTGGCGTGGCATTCGCCGATGAAGGCATATCTTTAAAAAGTGCCGGAATTACTGTTCCGATTATGGTGATGAATCCTGAAACGACGAGTTTTTCGGCTATTATTCAGCATAACTTAGAACCGGAGATTTATTCGATTAAAGGGTTGAAAGCTTTCTTGAAAATTGCCGAACAAAAAAAACTAAAAAACTTCCCGGTTCACATTAAAATTGACACCGGAATGCACCGTTTGGGCTTTGAAGAAGAAAATTTATCCGAATTGATTTCCATCCTAAAAGGCAACGAAACGGTTCAAATTAAAAGTGTTTTGTCACACATGGCAACGAGTGATGATTTGAAACACGATGTTTTTGCGAAATCACAAATTGCATTGTTTGAAAAATTGTCGGCTCAATTGCTTTCAGCATTAAACATCAAACCGATTCGGCATATTTTAAACACTTCGGGCATATCCAATTATCCCGACGCACAATACGACATGGTTCGCTTAGGTATTGGTTTGTATGGGATTTCCAACGATGAAGAAGAACAAAAGTATTTGGAAAACGTTGGTACTTTAAAATCGGTCATTTCTCAAATACGAACGATTGACCAAGGCGAAAGTGTAGGTTATGGGCGAAGATTTATAGCTGAAAATGAAACTAAAATTGCCACCATTCCTATTGGTTACGCCGATGGCATTCGCAGAAGTTGGGGCAATGGCGTTGGTTATGTTGTTATCAATAACAAACAAGCCAAAATTGTTGGTAGTATTTGTATGGACATGCTAATGGTTGATGTGACTAGCATTGATTGTAAAGAAGGCAACTCGGTGATTATTTTTGGGGAAAACCCTTCTGTAAATCACATGGCCAAACAATTGAATACTATTCCCTATGAAATTCTGACCAGTATTTCACAACGCGTTAAACGTGTCTTTTTCAGAGAATAA
- the mscL gene encoding large conductance mechanosensitive channel protein MscL, whose protein sequence is MGFFSDFKASLMKGDVLSLATAVVIGGAFGKIVGSAVDDVIMPIVGLLTGGIDFTTKFITLDGNSYESLAKAKEAGAAVITYGNLVQATINFIIIALFIFIILRAAERMKKKEEIAPAAPAGPTQEELLTQIRDLLKK, encoded by the coding sequence ATGGGATTTTTTAGTGATTTCAAAGCGTCTTTAATGAAAGGCGATGTATTGAGTTTAGCAACTGCAGTTGTTATCGGTGGAGCTTTCGGGAAAATTGTAGGTTCAGCTGTTGACGATGTTATTATGCCAATTGTTGGTTTATTAACCGGCGGCATTGACTTTACAACCAAATTCATTACTTTGGATGGTAACAGTTATGAAAGCTTAGCTAAAGCCAAAGAAGCCGGCGCTGCTGTAATTACATACGGTAATCTGGTACAAGCCACTATCAATTTTATCATTATTGCGTTGTTTATTTTTATTATTCTTCGCGCTGCTGAAAGAATGAAGAAAAAAGAAGAAATAGCTCCGGCTGCACCTGCAGGACCAACTCAGGAAGAATTGCTTACTCAAATCAGGGATTTATTGAAAAAATAA
- a CDS encoding aspartate-semialdehyde dehydrogenase, with protein sequence MKVAVVGATGMVGEVMLQVLAERNFPVTELIPVASEKSVGKEIEFKGKKYKVVGLQTAVDMKADIALFSAGGDTSLEWAPKFAEAGTTVIDNSSAWRMDPTKKLVVPEINASELTAADKIIANPNCSTIQMVMVLAPLHKKYNIKRVIVSTYQSITGTGVKAVQQLENEYAGIKGEMAYKYQIHRNAIPQCDSFEENGYTKEEMKLVRETQKIIGDKTIAVTATAIRIPVVGGHSEAVNVEFSNDFDVNDIRTILHNTDGVTVQDNNDTYTYPMPLYAQGKDDVFVGRIRRDESQPNSLNMWIVADNLRKGAATNTVQIAEYLVANNLV encoded by the coding sequence ATGAAAGTTGCTGTAGTAGGCGCAACCGGTATGGTTGGCGAAGTGATGCTTCAAGTTTTGGCTGAAAGAAATTTTCCGGTTACGGAATTAATCCCTGTCGCTTCTGAGAAATCAGTAGGTAAGGAAATTGAATTTAAGGGTAAGAAATATAAAGTAGTGGGTTTACAAACAGCAGTTGACATGAAGGCTGATATCGCTTTATTTTCGGCAGGCGGAGATACTTCTTTAGAATGGGCGCCAAAATTTGCTGAAGCCGGAACAACCGTAATCGACAACTCTTCCGCTTGGAGAATGGATCCTACTAAAAAATTAGTGGTTCCTGAAATCAATGCTTCTGAGTTAACAGCAGCTGACAAAATCATTGCAAACCCAAACTGTTCTACCATTCAAATGGTAATGGTTTTGGCACCATTGCATAAAAAATACAATATCAAACGTGTGATTGTTTCTACTTACCAATCTATTACAGGAACCGGTGTGAAGGCAGTGCAACAATTGGAAAATGAATACGCCGGCATCAAAGGAGAAATGGCTTACAAATACCAAATTCACCGCAATGCGATTCCACAATGCGACAGTTTTGAAGAGAATGGCTATACCAAAGAAGAAATGAAATTGGTTCGCGAAACGCAAAAAATTATCGGCGATAAAACTATTGCAGTTACTGCAACAGCGATTAGAATTCCGGTTGTTGGCGGTCATAGTGAAGCCGTAAATGTTGAATTTTCCAATGATTTTGATGTGAACGACATTCGTACTATTTTACACAATACCGATGGCGTAACCGTACAAGATAACAACGACACTTATACTTATCCAATGCCTTTGTACGCACAAGGAAAAGATGATGTATTTGTAGGCAGAATTCGCCGTGATGAAAGTCAGCCGAACTCCTTAAACATGTGGATTGTAGCAGACAACTTGAGAAAAGGTGCTGCAACGAATACCGTTCAGATTGCTGAATATTTGGTAGCCAATAATTTAGTGTAA